The following coding sequences are from one Roseburia hominis A2-183 window:
- a CDS encoding acyltransferase family protein gives MQEGKKQRIEFLDYLKAVCVIMVIITHYGWEDKTSPFFTMLINMAVPVFMIVSGYNFAMSNRKKADGNLEKMYGWNMMKPKLIRFLLPFFAICLLEILLLAAQDKNIPLFRIFVLGAYGPGSYYVPIMLQLLVIFPLIYVMIAYNAKLGLAVAALANLAFEVCVIVFDMDKYYYRLSIGRYLLLIAFGCYLYLHPEQRVKPYQMWMMFLAGLAYLIAVFGFDKDFELFGYWKTTAMPVAFYIFPIVILLFRKFYHCTIPGFAGRLLTQIGKASYHIFLIQMVYYHFELGGAIMQTAWYIAVPFNILVTVPLGLGFYELDNQFVKKLREVKHYIRAVV, from the coding sequence ATGCAAGAGGGAAAGAAACAGAGAATCGAATTTCTGGATTATCTCAAGGCAGTCTGTGTCATTATGGTAATCATTACGCACTATGGATGGGAGGATAAGACATCTCCTTTTTTTACGATGCTGATCAACATGGCAGTGCCGGTATTTATGATTGTGAGCGGTTATAATTTTGCAATGTCAAACCGCAAAAAAGCAGACGGAAATCTGGAGAAAATGTATGGCTGGAATATGATGAAACCAAAGCTGATCCGCTTTTTGCTGCCGTTTTTTGCCATTTGTCTGCTTGAGATTCTGTTGCTGGCAGCGCAGGATAAAAATATACCGTTGTTCCGTATTTTTGTGCTTGGCGCATACGGACCTGGAAGCTATTATGTACCGATCATGCTGCAGCTGCTTGTTATTTTTCCGTTGATTTATGTGATGATCGCATACAATGCTAAGCTTGGACTTGCTGTGGCAGCGCTCGCCAATCTCGCGTTTGAGGTGTGCGTCATCGTGTTTGATATGGATAAATATTATTACCGCCTGAGCATCGGAAGATACCTGCTCTTAATCGCGTTTGGCTGTTATCTGTATCTGCATCCGGAGCAGAGGGTAAAGCCGTATCAGATGTGGATGATGTTTCTGGCAGGACTGGCATATCTGATTGCAGTTTTCGGATTCGACAAGGATTTCGAGTTGTTTGGCTACTGGAAGACGACAGCGATGCCGGTTGCGTTCTATATTTTCCCGATCGTTATTTTATTGTTCCGGAAATTTTATCACTGTACGATTCCGGGATTTGCGGGGAGACTGCTCACACAGATTGGAAAAGCTTCCTATCATATCTTCCTGATTCAGATGGTATACTATCACTTTGAACTGGGCGGCGCGATCATGCAGACGGCATGGTATATTGCTGTCCCGTTTAACATTCTGGTTACGGTTCCGCTTGGCCTTGGATTCTATGAGCTGGACAACCAGTTTGTGAAAAAGCTGCGCGAGGTAAAGCATTACATCCGGGCGGTTGTATAG